The following proteins are co-located in the Castanea sativa cultivar Marrone di Chiusa Pesio chromosome 8, ASM4071231v1 genome:
- the LOC142606895 gene encoding uncharacterized protein LOC142606895 isoform X1 gives MRFLFCKIHCPSFICFCKPSPHIYTAGPLKLENSPHVPSKPVSVPEASDKLPGETIEVKEGSLDGKQQPVVKCLKSSLRKPTSESGSVKEDQKKKVQWMDYIGKELVQIREFELSEIEDTENDSDDNKGCVCVIL, from the exons ATGAGGTTTTTGTTCTGCAAGATCCATTGTCCGTCCTTCATTTGCTTTTGCAAACCCTCTCCTCACATATACACTGCTGGACCATTGAAATTGGAAAATTCTCCACATGTACCTTCAAAACCTGTCTCAGTTCCTGAAGCCTCTGATAAGTTACCTGGTGAGACCATTGAGGTCAAGGAAGGGAGCTTAGATGGGAAACAACAACCAGTTGTGAAATGCCTAAAAAGCAGTCTCCGGAAGCCGACTTCAGAGTCTGGTTCTGTGAAAGAGGATCAGAAGAAGAAAGTACAATGGATGGACTATATAGGAAAAGAACTTGTTCAGATTAGAGAATTTGAATTGAG TGAAATAGAAGATACTGAGAATGACAGTGATGACAATAAAGGCTGTGTTTGTGTTATTCTTTGA
- the LOC142606895 gene encoding uncharacterized protein LOC142606895 isoform X2, protein MNIHCPSFICFCKPSPHIYTAGPLKLENSPHVPSKPVSVPEASDKLPGETIEVKEGSLDGKQQPVVKCLKSSLRKPTSESGSVKEDQKKKVQWMDYIGKELVQIREFELSEIEDTENDSDDNKGCVCVIL, encoded by the exons ATGAAT ATCCATTGTCCGTCCTTCATTTGCTTTTGCAAACCCTCTCCTCACATATACACTGCTGGACCATTGAAATTGGAAAATTCTCCACATGTACCTTCAAAACCTGTCTCAGTTCCTGAAGCCTCTGATAAGTTACCTGGTGAGACCATTGAGGTCAAGGAAGGGAGCTTAGATGGGAAACAACAACCAGTTGTGAAATGCCTAAAAAGCAGTCTCCGGAAGCCGACTTCAGAGTCTGGTTCTGTGAAAGAGGATCAGAAGAAGAAAGTACAATGGATGGACTATATAGGAAAAGAACTTGTTCAGATTAGAGAATTTGAATTGAG TGAAATAGAAGATACTGAGAATGACAGTGATGACAATAAAGGCTGTGTTTGTGTTATTCTTTGA